The genomic segment TTGCGCTCTGGCACAATCTTTTGAATCTAAATGCAGGTTAATATGTCCCACAGCCATTTTTTTCCATATCCTTAAATATATGGAAAGGGAATGACTATATAATTATAAAAATTTATATAGAGGTGAATTAAATTGAAAAAAATTAAATCTATAATCATAGGAATTTTATTAATAATATCTATATTGGCTATAATTAACCCTGTTAGCGCAGATACTATCAATGTAAACCCTGGCACTGGAACTTTACAAGATGCCGTTGCGTCTGCCTCTTCAGGGGATACCTTATTTTTGAATCCTGGAACCTATATAGTTACAAGCCAAATTATACTTGATAAAAATTTAACTCTAGTTGGATCAAGTAAAGAGGCTGTTATTATAAAACCCAGTTTTAATGCAATTGCAGGGGGAGATGGAAGAGCATGGATTTTAGTGAATCAAGACAAAACTGTTACCTTTAAAAATATCACATTTGACGGCGACTATCCAAATTATAATATTGAGATAGGCCTTTATTTCCAAGGTTCTGGAACAGTTGAAAACTGTGCCTTTAAAAATATTCAACACAATCCTATTGTTTTAGATGGTAGTGGCAATGTTATCGACTCAGAAACTAGAGGGCGAGCAATAAGTATGTATTCCCCTCCTGCCGACCATACAACATCAAACACAGTAAATGTCAAGAACAATACTTTTTCAAACATAGGCAGAATTGGGGTATTTGTGGGAACCGATAGCATGGCCAATATAGAAGGCAACACATATACAGGCAAAGGTCCTGGAGTACCAAATACTAAAGACCCTAGAATTTCTTTCACCGACTATGGAATTGAAGTTGGAAACGGGGGAAAAGCTATTATTAAAGGAAATACCATTACAAAATGCCAAGGTACATGGTGGGGTTATAGTTCAGCTGGCATATATGTCCACACATTCTACGGAGAGGGTTCACAAGTATCCATAACTGACAATGTAATTAAAGGAAACTATAATGGAATTGAAGTTGAAGAGGCTCAAGATCCAGTTACTATAGTAGTCGTAGCAAACTACAACGACATAATAGATAACGATGAATTTGGTATCGTCTCGACATTTCGCCCAGATATTGGTCCCGCAAAAGTTCCATCAATAGTTGACGGCAGATTTAATTGGTGGGGTACAAACGCAGGACCAGGCTCTAAACAGAACAAGGTGTCAGATGGTGTTAATTATTATCCGTGGAGCAAAAATTTTCAAGGTCAAATACAGTCAATACTATCAATTATAAAAAATAATTATAGGAAAAATCACATTGAAGAAGAACAATGAATTTTTATTTTTTTCAACTTTTCTTTTCCAAATATTTAAATATTCAATGGAGAATACTTCACAATGAGACACATATCAAATAGAGCTAAGAAATCATTTTTTATCATGATAGTCTTAATAATATTTAGTTTTACTTCAATCACTTTTTCAGTAGCAGAAGACCAATCTTGGTGGAATGATGACTGGGCATATAGGGAACAGATAATAATAGTAAATGCTGGATCTTCAACTCTTACCAATTTTCCAGCATATGTAAACGTTCCTTCTAGAATTGGAATGCAGAATAACTATAACGATATTAGGTTTACAAATGCTGATGGCTCGTTACTTTTGGATTATGAGATTGAGTCATACGATGCTGCACATGCTAATATATGGATTAGAATACCCGAATTAATAGTTCCGAATGTTTCAATCTGGATGTATTATGGAAATAGCAATGTAGGTTCTGGTCAAAATCCCTCGGCTGTTTGGGATAGTAATTATCTTTTAGTCCAGCACCTTGAAGAAACATCAGGTGTAGCTATCGATTCGACATCCAATACTAATAATGGGATTCTCCAAAATGTGGAGCAAAATATTTTGGGTAAGATAAACGGTGCAGTCAAATTCACCTTGGATAGCAGTTACATAGATTGTGGTAACTCCCCATCATTAAATACACCCTCTACTCTAAGCATTGAATCCTGGGCTAACACTGCCAATAACAGCTTAACTACAAAAATAGCCCAGAAAGGAGATTGGGACGGACAAGGTATTGGTCAAGACAAATGGCAGGGATGGCAAGGCCATATTTATTTTCATGACATAGGCATGAAAACTTTAGATTGGGGTAAGAAATTAC from the Methanofastidiosum sp. genome contains:
- a CDS encoding DUF2341 domain-containing protein, giving the protein MRHISNRAKKSFFIMIVLIIFSFTSITFSVAEDQSWWNDDWAYREQIIIVNAGSSTLTNFPAYVNVPSRIGMQNNYNDIRFTNADGSLLLDYEIESYDAAHANIWIRIPELIVPNVSIWMYYGNSNVGSGQNPSAVWDSNYLLVQHLEETSGVAIDSTSNTNNGILQNVEQNILGKINGAVKFTLDSSYIDCGNSPSLNTPSTLSIESWANTANNSLTTKIAQKGDWDGQGIGQDKWQGWQGHIYFHDIGMKTLDWGKKLPQANSWYYLVVTYDGAKMTLYVDGERVAETEVIGTPKVSNRNFYIGSDAGSQKFFKGSIDEVRMSNIARGADWIKQTYVMINDNAGYVGFGGIIPKPTPQEPHAQKELPMEQISRILGIKSSRSIGGIIEDE
- a CDS encoding right-handed parallel beta-helix repeat-containing protein — protein: MKKIKSIIIGILLIISILAIINPVSADTINVNPGTGTLQDAVASASSGDTLFLNPGTYIVTSQIILDKNLTLVGSSKEAVIIKPSFNAIAGGDGRAWILVNQDKTVTFKNITFDGDYPNYNIEIGLYFQGSGTVENCAFKNIQHNPIVLDGSGNVIDSETRGRAISMYSPPADHTTSNTVNVKNNTFSNIGRIGVFVGTDSMANIEGNTYTGKGPGVPNTKDPRISFTDYGIEVGNGGKAIIKGNTITKCQGTWWGYSSAGIYVHTFYGEGSQVSITDNVIKGNYNGIEVEEAQDPVTIVVVANYNDIIDNDEFGIVSTFRPDIGPAKVPSIVDGRFNWWGTNAGPGSKQNKVSDGVNYYPWSKNFQGQIQSILSIIKNNYRKNHIEEEQ